Proteins found in one Ctenopharyngodon idella isolate HZGC_01 chromosome 16, HZGC01, whole genome shotgun sequence genomic segment:
- the znf687a gene encoding zinc finger protein 687a isoform X1, with protein sequence MGMGDMKTPDFDDLLAAFDIPDIDAKEAIQSDTDGNHNERSGVAGKERSGSPCLRPPESPESVPLAPHSDPPVVSVIVKNSVHSDDKTEEDVTGDFPGADASHESPGSREDDLMPPDPFIYNGLKTVSDGATQPSPSPALTQMQPNGPLWSLSSSRVSDDNQDGISSKRPASSTFSPPQSLPLTDPPILSSHLISSNFPPRVDCEEAQPLNGTLRAGVRRRLSEDEESEPDLGSPALVIQESPDSQLCSAPKVPRLQRSPSSVFQLPSPSSPSLPVSNTQIEEPPKLLQSSVNPTSVTSKNDLPAKEKDIEHIIEERDSPESPEPEIPQPHTSLPSNQLGANESEQKERREEAPQDQVIDMSVSVQEKSSVQKKKDYDGAEETEEKSTVPSLVDSVSEDVTNSSKTSAKPLKVRIKTVKTSAGNITRTVSKVAPKGGASKGPGGSKVQAGARKSVHRIQRSGAASQGPPQVTMLPVSTLQDASTAMLFAASRAQNQIATTLSATAVNITRTSTLPSISSLGQKTMNGNPGTAKPASIVNSPGAVISRSQSSLVEAFNKILNSKNPLPSYQPDLSTMPPPEWGLRLPSTGYRCLECGDAFALERSLARHYDRRSMRIEVTCNHCSKRLAFFNKCSLLLHAREHKEKGLVMQCSHLVMSPVSVEQMIGQQDTVPIGMLSPALPALKESGGQLTQSSDNSCPECWSPFKGKAEIAAHFQEVDPGVTDMCCMQCSPQMPLWNSCSAAAHRRLHQQLSPLVCPECGVICQLHDLNTHLNQTCLHYSRRLGYRCACCHLVFGGVNSLNAVKTHMQTSHCEVFHKCPSCPMAFKSPSGAEAHCTSQHPELPETARQSKEIYKCVLCRTVFTQKALLNVHFDTHLAKQKMHVFKCPDCNKLFTQRGSLLEHVKDSHRDIYDTLAQNNLVKMDSSDGEEWGRNEDKGRVAREDGNSHIQIWSCSQCQTRYKEKESYITHMSEQHGKELKKFPCTLCEGSFSSSSSLRRHIRVKHKGIKRAFYCQLCTGGKRSFSSKLILEKHIEAQHGGDKRAAKQAVPQITDAADSSSEHDGATLGGASVEAESQLAESSLTRHGKRAAAEEQEATGFRCMPCGFTTEDREEFLQHIVCHRDGGSTFQCQQCGACFASASSLSRHLFISHRVRDSPSDHPEASPVTGLTSGHVTSDSAVAAWSPGSPSSVGGTQVEDGEGKHTCKVCGRYFSKPADLNTHFRTHGMAFITAYKTDKPA encoded by the exons ATGGGAATGGGGGACATGAAGACACCAGATTTCGATGACCTGCTGGCAGCGTTTGACATTCCAGATATTGATGCCAAAGAAGCAATTCAGTCTGACACCGATGGTAATCATAATGAACGCAGTGGTGTTGCTGGAAAGGAGAGAAGTGGAAGTCCATGCCTAAGACCCCCAGAAAGCCCTGAGTCTGTTCCTTTAGCTCCTCACAGCGACCCTCCTGTGGTCAGTGTGATTGTAAAAAACAGTGTACATTCTGATGACAAAACTGAAGAGGATGTAACTGGAGACTTTCCTGGTGCTGATGCATCACATGAGTCTCCAGGTTCCAGAGAAGATGACCTAATGCCTCCAGATCCATTCATCTATAATGGACTCAAAACTGTCTCAGATGGGGCTACACAACCCTCTCCATCACCAGCTCTGACCCAGATGCAGCCCAATGGGCCACTTTGgtctctctcttcctctagaGTGTCTGATGACAACCAGGATGGCATTTCTTCTAAACGTCCTGCATCCAGCACTTTCTCCCCACCTCAGTCCTTACCCCTGACTGATCCCCCCATCTTATCCTCACATTTAATTAGTTCTAACTTTCCCCCCAGAGTTGATTGTGAGGAAGCTCAACCATTAAATGGCACTTTGAGGGCAGGAGTCCGCCGCCGTTTATCCGAAGATGAAGAATCTGAACCAGACCTCGGTAGCCCTGCACTTGTCATACAGGAGAGCCCAGATTCCCAGCTGTGCTCTGCTCCCAAGGTACCACGATTACAACGGTCCCCTTCAAGTGTGTTTCAGCTGCCCTCTCCCTCGTCCCCTTCCTTACCAGTGAGTAACACTCAAATTGAGGAGCCCCCAAAACTTCTACAAAGCAGCGTCAACCCAACATCAGTGACCTCCAAAAATGATTTGCCAGCTAAAGAAAAAGACATTGAGCACATAATAGAGGAGAGAGATTCTCCAGAGAGCCCTGAGCCAGAAATCCCTCAACCTCATACTTCTCTACCCTCAAATCAGCTCGGAGCCAATGAGTCAGAACAGAaggagagaagagaagaagcCCCTCAAGATCAAGTTATTGACATGAGTGTAAGTGTGCAGGAGAAGAGCagtgttcagaaaaaaaaagattatgatGGAGCTGAGGAGACCGAAGAGAAATCTACAGTGCCTAGTTTGGTAGATTCGGTCTCTGAAGATGTCACAAACTCCAGCAAGACCTCCGCCAAGCCTCTCAAAGTGAGAATCAAGACTGTCAAAACATCTGCCGGAAACATCACACGTACTGTATCTAAAGTGGCTCCCAAAGGAGGGGCCTCCAAGGGTCCAGGCGGCTCCAAAGTTCAAGCAGGGGCCCGTAAGTCAGTCCACAGGATTCAGAGATCTGGCGCTGCTTCTCAAGGACCACCTCAGGTGACGATGTTGCCCGTGTCCACCCTTCAGGATGCCAGCACAGCTATGTTATTTGCAGCCAGCAGGGCACAGAATCAAATAGCCACCACTCTCTCTGCCACTGCTGTCAACATCACCAGAACGTCAACCCTGCCATCCATCTCCTCTCTGGGGCAGAAAACGATGAATGGGAACCCTGGGACAGCCAAACCAGCCTCCATTGTGAACAGCCCAGGAGCTGTGATCTCACGCAGCCAGTCTAGCCTCGTGGAGGCCTTCAACAAAATCCTCAACAGTAAAAATCCACTGCCAAGTTATCAGCCGGACCTCTCCACCATGCCTCCCCCTGAATGGGGTCTTCGATTGCCCTCAACGGGATATCGTTGCCTTGAGTGTGGGGATGCGTTTGCCCTGGAGCGCAGCCTGGCAAGGCACTATGATCGCCGCTCTATGAGAATCGAGGTGACCTGTAACCACTGCTCCAAACGCCTGGCCTTCTTCAATAAGTGCAGCCTGCTGCTCCATGCACGAGAACACAAGGAGAAGGGGCTGGTTATGCAGTGTTCACACCTCGTCATGAGTCCGGTCAGTGTGGAGCAGATGATTGGCCAGCAGGATACCGTGCCTATAG GGATGCTCTCTCCTGCTCTGCCTGCCCTTAAAGAAAGTGGTGGCCAACTGACTCAATCTTCTGATAACAG CTGTCCAGAGTGTTGGAGTCCATTCAAAGGGAAGGCAGAAATAGCAGCACACTTTCAAGAGGTGGATCCTGGTGTCACTGACATG TGTTGTATGCAGTGTTCTCCTCAAATGCCACTGTGGAACTCATGCAGTGCTGCAGCTCACCGCCGTTTACATCAGCAGCTTTCTCCACTGGTTTGCCCTGAATGTGGTGTCATCTGTCAGCTTCATGACCTCAACACTCACCTGAATCAAACCTGCCTGCATTACTCACGTCGCCTTGGATATAG ATGTGCCTGTTGTCATTTGGTGTTTGGAGGAGTGAATAGTCTGAACGCTGTGAAGACTCACATGCAGACGTCTCACTGTGAGGTCTTCCATAAATGCCCCTCCTGCCCCATGGCTTTCAAATCACCCTCTGGTGCTGAAGCCCACTGCACCTCCCAGCAtcctgaactccctgaaacggcAAGACAGTCTAA gGAGATCTATAAATGCGTGTTGTGTCGGACTGTTTTTACCCAGAAGGCATTGCTCAATGTCCATTTCGACACTCACTTAGCTAAGCAGAAGATGCACGTGTTTAAATGCCCTGACTGTAACAAGCTCTTCACGCAGAGAGGTTCCCTCCTTGAGCATGTTaag GACTCTCACAGGGACATTTATGACACTTTGGCACAGAACAACTTGGTAAAGATGGATAGCTCTGATGGGGAGGAGTGGGGACGAAATGAAGACAAAGGAAGAGTGGCAAGAGAGGATGGGAACTCGCATATCCAGATCTGGAGCTGCTCACAGTGCCAGACGCGctacaaagagaaagagagctaCATCACCCATATGTCCGAGCAGCATGGCAAG GAACTGAAGAAGTTTCCATGCACTCTTTGTGAAGGCTCCTTCTCTTCATCCTCAAGTTTAAGACGGCACATTCGTGTGAAACACAAAGGCATCAAAAGAGCTTTTTATTGCCA ACTTTGTACAGGTGGGAAGAGGAGTTTCAGCAGTAAGCTGATTCTTGAGAAACATATTGAGGCTCAACATGGAGGTGACAAACGAGCAGCCAAACAG GCAGTTCCTCAAATCACAGATGCAGCTGACAGCTCATCTGAGCATGATGGTGCTACTTTGGGCGGGGCCTCAGTTGAAGCAGAAAGCCAATTGGCTGAGAGCAGCCTGACCAGACATGGTAAAAGAGCTGCAGCTGAGGAGCAAGAAGCCACAGGATTTCGCTGCATGCCGTGTGGTTTTACCACAGAGGACAGGGAGGAATTTCTCCAGCATATTGTTTGTCACCGTGACGGGGGCAGCACCTTTCAGTGTCAGCAGTGCGGGGCATGTTTCGCATCCGCCTCCTCCCTCAGCAGGCATCTCTTCATTAGCCATCGCGTGCGTGATTCCCCCTCCGATCACCCCGAGGCATCTCCTGTCACTGGTTTAACTTCTGGACATGTGACCTCTGACTCTGCAGTTGCAGCATGGTCCCCGGGGTCACCATCGAGTGTAGGGGGGACACAGGTAGAGGATGGGGAAGGTAAGCACACCTGTAAGGTGTGTGGACGTTACTTTAGCAAACCTGCTGATCTTAATACACACTTCAGAACTCATGGCATGGCCTTTATCACCGCATACAAAACAGACAAACCAGCGTAG
- the znf687a gene encoding zinc finger protein 687a isoform X2: protein MGMGDMKTPDFDDLLAAFDIPDIDAKEAIQSDTDGNHNERSGVAGKERSGSPCLRPPESPESVPLAPHSDPPVVSVIVKNSVHSDDKTEEDVTGDFPGADASHESPGSREDDLMPPDPFIYNGLKTVSDGATQPSPSPALTQMQPNGPLWSLSSSRVSDDNQDGISSKRPASSTFSPPQSLPLTDPPILSSHLISSNFPPRVDCEEAQPLNGTLRAGVRRRLSEDEESEPDLGSPALVIQESPDSQLCSAPKVPRLQRSPSSVFQLPSPSSPSLPVSNTQIEEPPKLLQSSVNPTSVTSKNDLPAKEKDIEHIIEERDSPESPEPEIPQPHTSLPSNQLGANESEQKERREEAPQDQVIDMSVSVQEKSSVQKKKDYDGAEETEEKSTVPSLVDSVSEDVTNSSKTSAKPLKVRIKTVKTSAGNITRTVSKVAPKGGASKGPGGSKVQAGARKSVHRIQRSGAASQGPPQVTMLPVSTLQDASTAMLFAASRAQNQIATTLSATAVNITRTSTLPSISSLGQKTMNGNPGTAKPASIVNSPGAVISRSQSSLVEAFNKILNSKNPLPSYQPDLSTMPPPEWGLRLPSTGYRCLECGDAFALERSLARHYDRRSMRIEVTCNHCSKRLAFFNKCSLLLHAREHKEKGLVMQCSHLVMSPVSVEQMIGQQDTVPIGMLSPALPALKESGGQLTQSSDNSCPECWSPFKGKAEIAAHFQEVDPGVTDMCCMQCSPQMPLWNSCSAAAHRRLHQQLSPLVCPECGVICQLHDLNTHLNQTCLHYSRRLGYRCACCHLVFGGVNSLNAVKTHMQTSHCEVFHKCPSCPMAFKSPSGAEAHCTSQHPELPETARQSKEIYKCVLCRTVFTQKALLNVHFDTHLAKQKMHVFKCPDCNKLFTQRGSLLEHVKDSHRDIYDTLAQNNLVKMDSSDGEEWGRNEDKGRVAREDGNSHIQIWSCSQCQTRYKEKESYITHMSEQHGKELKKFPCTLCEGSFSSSSSLRRHIRVKHKGIKRAFYCQLCTGGKRSFSSKLILEKHIEAQHGGDKRAAKQAVPQITDAADSSSEHDGATLGGASVEAESQLAESSLTRHGKRAAAEEQEATGFRCMPCGFTTEDREEFLQHIVCHRDGGSTFQCQQCGACFASASSLSRHLFISHRVRDSPSDHPEASPVTGLTSGHVTSDSAVAAWSPGSPSSVGGTQVEDGEDSNQETC, encoded by the exons ATGGGAATGGGGGACATGAAGACACCAGATTTCGATGACCTGCTGGCAGCGTTTGACATTCCAGATATTGATGCCAAAGAAGCAATTCAGTCTGACACCGATGGTAATCATAATGAACGCAGTGGTGTTGCTGGAAAGGAGAGAAGTGGAAGTCCATGCCTAAGACCCCCAGAAAGCCCTGAGTCTGTTCCTTTAGCTCCTCACAGCGACCCTCCTGTGGTCAGTGTGATTGTAAAAAACAGTGTACATTCTGATGACAAAACTGAAGAGGATGTAACTGGAGACTTTCCTGGTGCTGATGCATCACATGAGTCTCCAGGTTCCAGAGAAGATGACCTAATGCCTCCAGATCCATTCATCTATAATGGACTCAAAACTGTCTCAGATGGGGCTACACAACCCTCTCCATCACCAGCTCTGACCCAGATGCAGCCCAATGGGCCACTTTGgtctctctcttcctctagaGTGTCTGATGACAACCAGGATGGCATTTCTTCTAAACGTCCTGCATCCAGCACTTTCTCCCCACCTCAGTCCTTACCCCTGACTGATCCCCCCATCTTATCCTCACATTTAATTAGTTCTAACTTTCCCCCCAGAGTTGATTGTGAGGAAGCTCAACCATTAAATGGCACTTTGAGGGCAGGAGTCCGCCGCCGTTTATCCGAAGATGAAGAATCTGAACCAGACCTCGGTAGCCCTGCACTTGTCATACAGGAGAGCCCAGATTCCCAGCTGTGCTCTGCTCCCAAGGTACCACGATTACAACGGTCCCCTTCAAGTGTGTTTCAGCTGCCCTCTCCCTCGTCCCCTTCCTTACCAGTGAGTAACACTCAAATTGAGGAGCCCCCAAAACTTCTACAAAGCAGCGTCAACCCAACATCAGTGACCTCCAAAAATGATTTGCCAGCTAAAGAAAAAGACATTGAGCACATAATAGAGGAGAGAGATTCTCCAGAGAGCCCTGAGCCAGAAATCCCTCAACCTCATACTTCTCTACCCTCAAATCAGCTCGGAGCCAATGAGTCAGAACAGAaggagagaagagaagaagcCCCTCAAGATCAAGTTATTGACATGAGTGTAAGTGTGCAGGAGAAGAGCagtgttcagaaaaaaaaagattatgatGGAGCTGAGGAGACCGAAGAGAAATCTACAGTGCCTAGTTTGGTAGATTCGGTCTCTGAAGATGTCACAAACTCCAGCAAGACCTCCGCCAAGCCTCTCAAAGTGAGAATCAAGACTGTCAAAACATCTGCCGGAAACATCACACGTACTGTATCTAAAGTGGCTCCCAAAGGAGGGGCCTCCAAGGGTCCAGGCGGCTCCAAAGTTCAAGCAGGGGCCCGTAAGTCAGTCCACAGGATTCAGAGATCTGGCGCTGCTTCTCAAGGACCACCTCAGGTGACGATGTTGCCCGTGTCCACCCTTCAGGATGCCAGCACAGCTATGTTATTTGCAGCCAGCAGGGCACAGAATCAAATAGCCACCACTCTCTCTGCCACTGCTGTCAACATCACCAGAACGTCAACCCTGCCATCCATCTCCTCTCTGGGGCAGAAAACGATGAATGGGAACCCTGGGACAGCCAAACCAGCCTCCATTGTGAACAGCCCAGGAGCTGTGATCTCACGCAGCCAGTCTAGCCTCGTGGAGGCCTTCAACAAAATCCTCAACAGTAAAAATCCACTGCCAAGTTATCAGCCGGACCTCTCCACCATGCCTCCCCCTGAATGGGGTCTTCGATTGCCCTCAACGGGATATCGTTGCCTTGAGTGTGGGGATGCGTTTGCCCTGGAGCGCAGCCTGGCAAGGCACTATGATCGCCGCTCTATGAGAATCGAGGTGACCTGTAACCACTGCTCCAAACGCCTGGCCTTCTTCAATAAGTGCAGCCTGCTGCTCCATGCACGAGAACACAAGGAGAAGGGGCTGGTTATGCAGTGTTCACACCTCGTCATGAGTCCGGTCAGTGTGGAGCAGATGATTGGCCAGCAGGATACCGTGCCTATAG GGATGCTCTCTCCTGCTCTGCCTGCCCTTAAAGAAAGTGGTGGCCAACTGACTCAATCTTCTGATAACAG CTGTCCAGAGTGTTGGAGTCCATTCAAAGGGAAGGCAGAAATAGCAGCACACTTTCAAGAGGTGGATCCTGGTGTCACTGACATG TGTTGTATGCAGTGTTCTCCTCAAATGCCACTGTGGAACTCATGCAGTGCTGCAGCTCACCGCCGTTTACATCAGCAGCTTTCTCCACTGGTTTGCCCTGAATGTGGTGTCATCTGTCAGCTTCATGACCTCAACACTCACCTGAATCAAACCTGCCTGCATTACTCACGTCGCCTTGGATATAG ATGTGCCTGTTGTCATTTGGTGTTTGGAGGAGTGAATAGTCTGAACGCTGTGAAGACTCACATGCAGACGTCTCACTGTGAGGTCTTCCATAAATGCCCCTCCTGCCCCATGGCTTTCAAATCACCCTCTGGTGCTGAAGCCCACTGCACCTCCCAGCAtcctgaactccctgaaacggcAAGACAGTCTAA gGAGATCTATAAATGCGTGTTGTGTCGGACTGTTTTTACCCAGAAGGCATTGCTCAATGTCCATTTCGACACTCACTTAGCTAAGCAGAAGATGCACGTGTTTAAATGCCCTGACTGTAACAAGCTCTTCACGCAGAGAGGTTCCCTCCTTGAGCATGTTaag GACTCTCACAGGGACATTTATGACACTTTGGCACAGAACAACTTGGTAAAGATGGATAGCTCTGATGGGGAGGAGTGGGGACGAAATGAAGACAAAGGAAGAGTGGCAAGAGAGGATGGGAACTCGCATATCCAGATCTGGAGCTGCTCACAGTGCCAGACGCGctacaaagagaaagagagctaCATCACCCATATGTCCGAGCAGCATGGCAAG GAACTGAAGAAGTTTCCATGCACTCTTTGTGAAGGCTCCTTCTCTTCATCCTCAAGTTTAAGACGGCACATTCGTGTGAAACACAAAGGCATCAAAAGAGCTTTTTATTGCCA ACTTTGTACAGGTGGGAAGAGGAGTTTCAGCAGTAAGCTGATTCTTGAGAAACATATTGAGGCTCAACATGGAGGTGACAAACGAGCAGCCAAACAG GCAGTTCCTCAAATCACAGATGCAGCTGACAGCTCATCTGAGCATGATGGTGCTACTTTGGGCGGGGCCTCAGTTGAAGCAGAAAGCCAATTGGCTGAGAGCAGCCTGACCAGACATGGTAAAAGAGCTGCAGCTGAGGAGCAAGAAGCCACAGGATTTCGCTGCATGCCGTGTGGTTTTACCACAGAGGACAGGGAGGAATTTCTCCAGCATATTGTTTGTCACCGTGACGGGGGCAGCACCTTTCAGTGTCAGCAGTGCGGGGCATGTTTCGCATCCGCCTCCTCCCTCAGCAGGCATCTCTTCATTAGCCATCGCGTGCGTGATTCCCCCTCCGATCACCCCGAGGCATCTCCTGTCACTGGTTTAACTTCTGGACATGTGACCTCTGACTCTGCAGTTGCAGCATGGTCCCCGGGGTCACCATCGAGTGTAGGGGGGACACAGGTAGAGGATGGGGAAG ATTCAAATCAGGAAACTTGCTGA